The following coding sequences lie in one Chloroflexaceae bacterium genomic window:
- a CDS encoding metalloregulator ArsR/SmtB family transcription factor codes for MDERGQATLEQLKLLADETRWRLLLLLRCSDYQVGELVERTGLAQNLISYHLNVLRQAGLVRVHRSDADARANYYSAHLPGLIALHHGLAAGLALPTAAPIPERMPPVVFLCRANSARSQMAEGWLRALSGARITVRSAGTHPAPLHPLAVQVMAEAGIDIGYQQTKHVDTLADLASAVVVTVCDIAREECAVWLRAAIQLHWSIADPVAVEDEAERLRAFRAVRDEVRERVSGLLPLLPSLMAATRDAR; via the coding sequence ATGGACGAGAGAGGACAGGCAACGCTCGAACAACTGAAGCTCCTGGCCGACGAGACGCGCTGGCGCCTGTTGCTGCTGCTGCGGTGCAGCGACTACCAGGTGGGCGAACTGGTGGAGCGAACCGGCCTGGCTCAGAACCTGATCTCCTACCATCTCAACGTGCTGCGCCAGGCCGGTCTGGTGCGCGTGCACCGCAGCGATGCCGACGCGCGGGCAAATTACTACAGCGCACACCTGCCGGGCCTGATCGCCCTGCACCATGGCCTCGCCGCCGGCCTGGCCCTGCCCACTGCCGCGCCCATTCCGGAGCGTATGCCGCCGGTCGTGTTTCTCTGCCGGGCCAACAGCGCCCGCTCGCAGATGGCCGAGGGCTGGCTGCGCGCCCTCAGCGGCGCGCGCATCACGGTGCGTAGCGCCGGCACCCATCCGGCCCCGCTGCACCCCCTCGCCGTGCAGGTCATGGCCGAGGCAGGCATTGATATCGGCTACCAGCAGACCAAGCACGTAGATACGCTGGCCGACCTGGCCTCGGCGGTGGTGGTAACGGTATGCGACATCGCCCGCGAGGAGTGCGCGGTGTGGCTGCGGGCCGCGATCCAGCTCCACTGGAGCATCGCCGACCCGGTGGCCGTTGAAGATGAAGCGGAGCGTCTGCGGGCCTTTCGCGCCGTCCGCGACGAGGTGCGCGAGCGGGTTAGCGGCCTGCTGCCGTTGTTGCCATCCTTGATGGCGGCAACCCGTGACGCGCGGTAG
- a CDS encoding acyl-CoA dehydrogenase family protein has product MMPDLFQQPAPALGNQYADDRVLRSFLQRALPPDALAEATPALERMGELAGGELYRLQLADRRNEPLLTQWDAWGERIDQITLSPLWQRAARLAAEYGLVALPYEQPYGAASRLVQFALAYLFHPSTDVYTCPLAMSDGAARTLLRAGDQALIERALPRLTSRDPDRCWTSGQWMTELPGGSDVSRTETVARPDSDGLWRLYGRKWFTSATTGQMTLALARPEGAPAGSRGLALFYLELRDADGRLQGIRVNRLKDKLGTRKVPTAELSLEGAPARMVGAPGEGVRAIVPMLQVTRTWNSVMAAAFMRRGLALARDYARRRVAFDAPLNRQPLHVETLAGLQAEFEGAFHLSFLVAALLGSEEAGQVDATQAHLLRALTSVAKLTTGRQAVEVLSEVIEAFGGAGYVEDTGLPILLRDAHVLPIWEGTTNVLALDTLRALAQPGAWEALCGLVERLTAGAADEELRLAGRQARAALDHARRWHAGAVGERPRLERGARRLGLTLGRSLELALLIDHANWSLTVEGDGRARAAALRFARTPVDLISDTDRDDQALADDTPLPRSATFRVAPLE; this is encoded by the coding sequence ATGATGCCAGACCTCTTTCAGCAGCCGGCTCCCGCGCTGGGCAACCAGTATGCCGATGACCGCGTGTTGCGCTCATTCTTGCAGCGCGCGCTGCCGCCAGACGCGCTCGCTGAGGCGACACCGGCCCTGGAGCGGATGGGCGAACTGGCCGGCGGCGAGTTGTACCGTCTCCAGCTCGCCGACCGGCGCAACGAGCCGCTGCTCACCCAGTGGGACGCATGGGGCGAACGGATTGACCAGATCACGCTTTCGCCGCTCTGGCAGCGCGCCGCCCGCCTCGCCGCCGAGTACGGTCTGGTGGCCCTGCCCTACGAGCAGCCCTACGGGGCCGCCTCGCGCCTGGTGCAGTTCGCCCTGGCGTACCTCTTCCACCCCTCCACTGATGTGTACACCTGTCCCCTGGCAATGAGCGACGGAGCCGCGCGCACCCTGCTCCGCGCCGGCGACCAGGCTCTCATCGAACGGGCGCTGCCCCGTCTCACCAGCCGCGACCCCGACCGCTGCTGGACCAGCGGCCAGTGGATGACCGAGCTTCCCGGCGGCTCCGACGTGAGCCGCACCGAGACCGTCGCCCGGCCCGATTCCGATGGTCTCTGGCGGCTGTATGGACGCAAGTGGTTCACCTCGGCCACAACCGGCCAGATGACGCTGGCGCTGGCCCGGCCCGAGGGCGCCCCGGCGGGCAGTCGGGGCCTGGCCCTGTTCTACCTAGAACTGCGCGACGCCGACGGGCGATTGCAGGGCATCCGGGTGAACCGGCTTAAGGACAAGCTGGGCACGCGCAAGGTTCCCACCGCGGAACTAAGCCTGGAAGGGGCGCCAGCGCGGATGGTCGGCGCGCCCGGGGAGGGAGTGCGCGCGATTGTGCCGATGTTGCAAGTGACTCGCACCTGGAACAGTGTGATGGCCGCCGCCTTCATGCGCCGGGGTTTGGCCCTGGCGCGCGACTACGCCCGTCGCCGGGTGGCCTTCGACGCGCCGTTGAACCGGCAGCCGCTCCATGTCGAGACTCTGGCCGGGCTACAGGCCGAGTTTGAGGGCGCCTTCCACCTGAGCTTTCTGGTGGCGGCGCTCCTCGGGTCCGAGGAGGCCGGTCAGGTTGACGCCACGCAGGCCCACCTGCTGCGCGCGCTCACCTCGGTGGCCAAGCTGACGACGGGGCGCCAGGCGGTGGAGGTGCTCAGCGAGGTCATTGAAGCCTTCGGCGGCGCGGGTTACGTTGAGGACACCGGGTTGCCCATCCTCTTGCGCGATGCCCACGTGCTGCCGATCTGGGAGGGCACCACTAACGTGCTGGCGCTGGATACGCTCCGCGCCCTGGCCCAGCCGGGGGCCTGGGAGGCCCTGTGCGGGCTGGTCGAACGGCTCACTGCAGGCGCCGCCGACGAGGAGTTGCGTCTGGCCGGTCGCCAGGCGCGGGCGGCGCTCGACCATGCCCGGCGCTGGCACGCCGGTGCGGTAGGCGAGCGCCCGCGGCTGGAGCGAGGCGCCCGGCGCCTGGGGCTGACCCTCGGGCGCAGCCTGGAACTGGCGTTGCTGATTGACCACGCGAACTGGTCGCTGACCGTGGAGGGCGACGGGCGCGCCCGCGCTGCCGCCCTGCGCTTCGCCAGGACGCCGGTTGACCTGATCAGCGACACTGATCGGGACGACCAGGCCCTGGCCGATGATACGCCGCTGCCTCGCAGTGCAACCTTCCGGGTTGCGCCCCTGGAATGA
- a CDS encoding FAD-dependent oxidoreductase, whose amino-acid sequence MKTPTLRLVIIGGGPAGVEAARTAAPHASVTLVSTEAPGLWRPLAGRVWLAAAAAGERAISAIKERVARTVAAWQEHCTNLLTGLEVQMLAGRARLVGPGQVVVEPPDGAPEQRLEADAVIIATGAQTVFPPGLEPNHVRILADTELDVLEETPRRALVIGDGTSGFELCHILNLLGTEVTWLVPEETPRTRLAPEVDGYLTRLLERRGVVVAPEAGVQQLVAGEREVMAITGDGERHLADVAMVVSRYRSNPESAGLPADQATVDVYGQTKWRGVYLVGDALEPCAASVAMAQGRAAAQHAVRRSSGPADTRHIVLTFMERPQVAKLGRLTTEGAHGSVTAALTEGLAAHIHETPEGFLTLAWDQAGRIAGALAVAPTAADMLAPVALAMRMGMRLEDLASSYGPHPSLSELAALAARKMDR is encoded by the coding sequence GTGAAAACTCCAACGCTACGACTGGTCATCATCGGCGGCGGTCCGGCCGGGGTGGAAGCCGCGCGCACGGCGGCGCCCCATGCTTCGGTCACTCTGGTGAGCACCGAGGCCCCGGGGCTGTGGCGACCGCTGGCGGGCCGGGTCTGGCTGGCCGCCGCGGCGGCAGGCGAACGGGCCATCAGCGCCATCAAGGAGCGCGTTGCGCGCACGGTTGCCGCCTGGCAGGAACACTGCACCAACCTGCTCACGGGATTGGAGGTGCAGATGCTCGCCGGGCGCGCCCGCCTCGTTGGTCCGGGACAGGTAGTGGTCGAACCGCCCGATGGCGCGCCCGAACAGCGCCTGGAGGCCGATGCAGTGATCATCGCCACCGGCGCCCAGACGGTTTTCCCTCCCGGCCTCGAACCAAACCATGTGCGCATCCTGGCTGATACTGAACTGGACGTGCTGGAGGAGACGCCCCGCCGGGCGCTGGTGATCGGCGATGGAACCAGCGGCTTCGAACTGTGCCACATCCTGAACTTGCTCGGCACGGAGGTGACCTGGCTCGTGCCCGAGGAAACGCCCCGCACCCGCCTGGCCCCCGAAGTGGACGGCTACCTCACGCGCCTGCTGGAGCGCCGGGGGGTGGTGGTGGCGCCCGAGGCTGGTGTGCAACAACTCGTCGCCGGTGAGCGTGAGGTGATGGCCATTACCGGGGACGGTGAACGTCACCTGGCCGACGTCGCCATGGTGGTGAGCCGCTACCGCAGCAATCCTGAGTCGGCAGGGCTGCCCGCGGACCAGGCGACCGTGGATGTGTATGGACAGACAAAATGGCGCGGGGTCTACCTGGTTGGCGATGCGTTAGAGCCATGCGCGGCAAGCGTGGCCATGGCCCAGGGCCGGGCGGCGGCCCAGCACGCGGTGCGCCGCTCTTCTGGCCCGGCGGATACGCGCCATATTGTGTTGACATTCATGGAACGGCCCCAGGTGGCGAAACTCGGTCGCCTCACCACCGAAGGCGCTCACGGCAGTGTGACTGCGGCGCTCACCGAAGGTCTGGCCGCCCATATCCACGAAACGCCCGAAGGCTTCCTCACCCTGGCCTGGGACCAGGCCGGGCGGATCGCCGGCGCGCTCGCCGTCGCCCCGACCGCGGCAGATATGCTTGCTCCGGTCGCCCTGGCCATGCGCATGGGTATGCGTCTGGAGGACCTGGCCTCCAGCTACGGCCCGCACCCCTCCCTCAGCGAACTGGCCGCCCTGGCCGCCCGTAAGATGGACCGGTGA